Proteins from a genomic interval of Candidatus Binataceae bacterium:
- a CDS encoding sigma 54-interacting transcriptional regulator, which translates to MATPTTSAPYRLIYELGNLFASELELEALLQLVTQKCREVLDAEGASILQLDAEGKELYFPYLADLDPEVARRLAGLKFPATQGIAGEALRSGRGLKVDDVSTEPHHYSLIDRHTGLRTRSLLAAPLLVGEQRLGAVEVVNARGRASFSNDDLVLLELLAHSIALALQHATRVDRLQASEQNLRTELGALRRDLAKQELLTDIVGASAEMAEVLRLITSISATPIAVLLEGETGTGKELLARALHRLSDRSDRPFLAINCAALSEHLLESELFGHRRGAFTGAIGDRPGLFRAASGGVIFLDEIGEMPLPMQPKLLRVLQDGEIIPVGSARPERVDVRVISASNRDLRAAVAAGSFREDLYYRLAAFPIALPPLRARQGDIALLAARFLGSAAEHQHKPVGTLDSATLTLLERYPWPGNVRELQNEIERAVALTPPGADLLPERFSAKLHGTTVTVAPPPAPAASPQAAAATPAQPNGGLRSARADFEARYIGQVFAQHQRNVSQSARALGISRISLQRKLKDYQIR; encoded by the coding sequence ATGGCGACGCCGACCACGAGCGCACCGTACCGGCTGATTTACGAGCTGGGCAACCTGTTTGCCAGCGAGCTGGAGCTGGAGGCGCTGCTCCAGCTGGTGACGCAGAAGTGTCGCGAGGTGCTGGATGCGGAAGGCGCCTCGATCTTACAGCTGGATGCCGAGGGCAAGGAACTGTACTTCCCCTACCTGGCCGACCTGGACCCGGAGGTGGCACGCCGGCTGGCGGGGCTCAAGTTCCCCGCCACCCAGGGCATCGCCGGCGAGGCGCTGCGCAGCGGGCGGGGGCTCAAGGTCGACGACGTGAGCACCGAACCGCACCACTATTCGCTGATTGACCGGCACACGGGGCTGCGCACCCGCTCGCTGTTGGCCGCCCCGCTGTTGGTGGGCGAGCAGCGCCTGGGCGCGGTCGAGGTGGTCAATGCGCGCGGGCGGGCGAGCTTCAGTAATGACGACCTGGTGCTGTTGGAGTTACTGGCGCACAGCATCGCGCTGGCGCTGCAGCACGCGACCCGGGTCGATCGGCTGCAGGCGAGCGAACAGAATCTGCGCACCGAGCTGGGCGCGCTGCGCCGCGACCTGGCCAAGCAGGAGCTGCTCACCGACATCGTGGGGGCGAGCGCGGAGATGGCCGAGGTGCTCAGGCTAATCACCTCGATAAGCGCCACCCCCATCGCGGTCCTGCTGGAGGGCGAAACCGGCACCGGCAAGGAGTTGCTGGCGCGCGCCCTGCACCGGCTCAGCGATCGCTCCGACCGCCCGTTTCTGGCCATCAACTGCGCGGCACTGTCCGAGCACCTGCTGGAGAGCGAACTGTTCGGGCATCGCCGCGGCGCGTTCACCGGCGCCATCGGCGACCGGCCGGGGCTGTTTCGGGCGGCTTCGGGCGGAGTGATCTTCCTGGACGAAATCGGCGAGATGCCGCTGCCCATGCAGCCCAAACTGCTGCGCGTCCTGCAGGACGGCGAGATCATTCCGGTCGGCAGCGCGCGCCCCGAACGGGTCGACGTGCGGGTCATCTCGGCCAGCAACCGCGACCTGCGCGCCGCGGTGGCGGCGGGTAGCTTTCGCGAGGACCTCTACTACCGGTTGGCCGCCTTCCCCATCGCCCTGCCCCCGCTGCGCGCGCGCCAGGGCGACATCGCGCTGTTGGCCGCGCGCTTTCTGGGCAGCGCCGCCGAGCACCAGCACAAGCCGGTCGGCACGCTGGACTCCGCGACCCTGACCCTGCTCGAACGCTATCCGTGGCCCGGCAATGTCCGCGAGCTGCAAAACGAAATCGAACGCGCGGTGGCCCTCACTCCCCCCGGCGCGGACCTCCTCCCCGAGCGCTTCTCGGCCAAGCTCCACGGCACCACCGTAACGGTGGCCCCGCCACCCGCCCCGGCGGCTTCGCCCCAGGCCGCCGCCGCCACGCCGGCCCAACCCAACGGCGGCCTGCGCTCGGCGCGCGCCGACTTCGAGGCGCGCTACATCGGCCAGGTCTTCGCCCAACACCAGCGCAACGTCTCCCAGTCCGCTCGCGCGCTGGGCATCTCCCGCATCTCCCTGCAGCGCAAACTCAAGGACTACCAAATCCGTTGA
- a CDS encoding DUF4336 domain-containing protein yields LDGLGPVRFVVAPNRYHHLFVPEYARIYPQAKVFGAPGLDSKRRDLRFDAILRQAAPTEWASEIDQTIFQAFPPLNEVVFFHRSSRTIVFTDLLINIQNSKSRYTRFLMWLDGGLGHVAVPRSFRLLLKMRRAGARETIDQILSWEFERLLLAHGEIVERGAKEIVRDAWSFL; encoded by the coding sequence GCTGGACGGACTCGGTCCTGTGCGATTCGTGGTCGCTCCTAATCGTTACCATCATCTTTTCGTCCCCGAGTATGCGCGGATCTATCCGCAGGCGAAGGTATTCGGCGCTCCTGGCCTCGATTCGAAACGAAGGGATCTCAGGTTCGACGCGATCCTTCGCCAGGCAGCGCCAACCGAATGGGCCAGCGAAATCGATCAGACGATTTTCCAAGCGTTCCCTCCCCTGAACGAAGTCGTCTTTTTTCACCGCAGCTCGCGCACCATCGTTTTCACCGACCTGTTGATCAACATCCAGAATTCCAAGTCAAGGTACACCCGATTTTTGATGTGGCTGGACGGTGGCCTCGGACATGTGGCAGTTCCAAGGTCCTTCCGGCTCTTGCTCAAGATGCGTCGTGCGGGAGCGCGCGAAACGATCGACCAAATTCTATCCTGGGAATTCGAGCGTCTGTTGCTTGCTCACGGCGAAATTGTGGAACGCGGGGCAAAAGAGATTGTCCGCGATGCCTGGTCCTTCCTATAG
- a CDS encoding helix-turn-helix domain-containing protein, whose translation MQKGHSTIPESPYMTVQEVADFLRVHTMTVYGLLGAGKLAGIRTMGARGHWRISRQTVLGLSNGASSEP comes from the coding sequence ATGCAGAAAGGTCATTCGACAATTCCAGAGAGTCCCTACATGACCGTCCAAGAAGTCGCCGATTTTCTGCGCGTTCACACCATGACGGTTTACGGATTACTGGGGGCTGGGAAGTTAGCCGGAATCAGGACCATGGGAGCGCGCGGCCACTGGCGAATCTCGCGCCAAACGGTCTTGGGTCTCAGCAACGGCGCCTCTTCGGAACCCTAA